The proteins below are encoded in one region of Tessaracoccus aquimaris:
- a CDS encoding ABC transporter ATP-binding protein — MQTWLTSSVGNRVTGDLRVRLFEHLQAMELGFFTRTKTGVIQSRLQNDVGAVSGVLTNTVTSILGNVVTVASALVAMVLIDWRLTLIAVVLMPILVFIQRRVGQVRAKIAAQTQESLSELTSITQETLSVSGILLSKAFNRQRTESARYQKENGNQIALQVKRAMSGQGFFAVVQVIMASIPAVIYLVAGYLIEGGLGTITAGTIVAFTTVQARLLQPLMGLMRVALDLQTSGAIFARIFEYLDMTPAIADAPDAIDVTQGPGPMGRVEFRDVCFRYPDAAPETRPTLIDVTFAAEPGQHVAFVGPSGAGKSTVLYLAPRLYEASEGAVLFAGTDVRRLTQESIIDHVGIVSQETYLFHATIRENLLYAKPDATQAEIEAACTAANIHHIITGFEHGYETVVGERGYRLSGGEKQRIAIARVLLKDPPVLLLDEATSALDTVSERVVQEALDNVAEGRTTLTIAHRLSTVVGADVIHVLEAGRIVETGTHQELLALGGLYASLAAQQMEAAKIEGIEPKAYPERRADKAPSPESRDVFAGSAGFAMVVQQQDPSWPPLG, encoded by the coding sequence GTGCAGACCTGGCTGACCAGTTCCGTCGGCAACCGCGTCACGGGCGACCTGAGGGTGAGGCTGTTTGAGCACCTGCAGGCCATGGAACTTGGCTTCTTCACCCGCACCAAGACCGGCGTCATCCAGTCGCGCCTCCAGAACGACGTCGGAGCCGTGTCAGGGGTGCTGACCAACACCGTCACCAGCATCCTCGGCAACGTCGTCACGGTCGCCTCCGCGCTGGTCGCCATGGTCCTGATCGACTGGCGCCTCACCCTGATCGCCGTGGTGCTGATGCCGATCCTGGTGTTCATCCAGCGCCGCGTCGGCCAGGTCCGCGCGAAGATCGCCGCCCAGACGCAGGAGTCGCTTTCGGAACTGACGTCGATCACGCAGGAGACCCTCAGCGTGTCGGGCATCCTGCTGTCGAAGGCGTTCAACAGGCAGCGCACCGAGTCGGCCAGGTACCAGAAGGAGAACGGCAACCAGATCGCGCTGCAGGTCAAGCGGGCGATGAGCGGCCAGGGCTTCTTCGCGGTGGTGCAGGTCATCATGGCCAGCATCCCCGCAGTCATCTACCTGGTCGCCGGCTATCTGATCGAGGGCGGCCTCGGCACCATCACCGCCGGCACCATCGTCGCCTTCACGACGGTGCAGGCCCGGCTGCTCCAGCCGCTGATGGGCCTGATGCGCGTCGCGCTCGACCTACAGACCTCGGGGGCAATCTTCGCCCGCATCTTCGAGTACCTCGACATGACCCCGGCGATCGCGGACGCGCCAGACGCGATCGATGTGACGCAGGGGCCCGGGCCGATGGGGCGCGTGGAGTTCCGCGACGTCTGCTTCCGCTATCCGGACGCCGCCCCGGAGACGCGCCCGACGCTGATCGACGTCACGTTCGCGGCCGAGCCGGGGCAGCACGTCGCGTTCGTCGGCCCGTCCGGCGCGGGCAAGTCGACCGTGCTGTACCTGGCGCCCCGCCTGTACGAGGCGAGCGAGGGGGCGGTGCTGTTCGCGGGCACCGACGTGCGGCGGCTCACGCAGGAGTCGATCATCGACCACGTCGGGATCGTGTCCCAGGAGACCTACCTGTTCCACGCCACCATCCGCGAGAACCTGCTCTACGCCAAGCCCGACGCGACGCAGGCGGAGATCGAGGCGGCATGCACGGCAGCGAACATCCACCACATCATCACCGGCTTCGAGCACGGCTACGAGACGGTGGTGGGCGAGCGCGGCTACCGGCTCTCCGGCGGCGAGAAGCAGCGGATCGCGATCGCCCGGGTGCTGCTGAAGGACCCGCCCGTGCTGCTGCTGGACGAGGCGACCAGCGCGCTCGACACCGTCTCGGAGCGGGTGGTGCAGGAGGCCCTCGACAACGTCGCGGAGGGCCGCACCACGTTGACGATCGCCCACCGGCTCTCGACGGTGGTCGGCGCCGACGTCATCCACGTGCTGGAGGCCGGGCGGATCGTCGAGACGGGAACCCACCAGGAACTGCTCGCCCTCGGCGGGCTCTACGCCTCGCTCGCCGCGCAGCAGATGGAGGCCGCCAAGATCGAGGGCATCGAGCCGAAGGCCTACCCGGAACGCCGCGCCGACAAGGCACCAAGCCCCGAATCGCGCGACGTGTTCGCGGGCTCGGCGGGCTTCGCGATGGTCGTCCAGCAGCAGGACCCGTCCTGGCCGCCGCTCGGCTGA